One Prochlorococcus marinus XMU1408 genomic window carries:
- the rimI gene encoding ribosomal protein S18-alanine N-acetyltransferase, whose translation MNLKIIQLEEMHLNDCFDLDQKSLKGLWTKDQWQRELTDPKRICLGTIDIETKKLLGLCSAWLVTDELHITSIAVHPIHKRKGIGKVLISDLIKRAKALSTKHIILEVKDRNEEAKSFYKSMGFKIVGHRSNFYKDGSDALILTKGLFKK comes from the coding sequence ATGAATCTCAAAATAATCCAACTTGAGGAAATGCATTTAAATGATTGTTTTGACTTGGATCAAAAATCATTAAAAGGCCTTTGGACAAAAGATCAATGGCAAAGAGAACTTACTGATCCTAAAAGGATTTGCCTAGGAACGATAGATATTGAAACTAAAAAACTTCTTGGTCTATGTTCTGCATGGTTAGTAACAGATGAATTACACATAACATCAATTGCTGTTCATCCCATACATAAAAGAAAAGGAATTGGAAAAGTTCTAATCTCAGACTTAATTAAACGTGCAAAGGCTCTTTCAACAAAACACATAATTTTAGAAGTTAAAGACAGAAACGAAGAAGCTAAATCTTTTTACAAATCAATGGGATTCAAAATTGTAGGTCATAGATCCAATTTCTATAAAGATGGGAGCGATGCTCTAATCCTCACTAAAGGATTATTTAAAAAATAA
- a CDS encoding ATP-dependent Clp protease ATP-binding subunit, with amino-acid sequence MFERFTEKAIKVIMLAQEEARRLGHNFVGTEQILLGLIGEGTGVAAKVLKSMGVNLKDSRVEVEKIIGRGSGFVAVEIPFTPRAKRVLELSLEEARQLGHNYIGTEHLLLGLIREGEGVAARVLENLGVDLTKVRTQVVRMLGETAEVTTGSGSSKGSAKTATLDEFGTNLTKLASESKLDPVVGRYEEIDRVIQILGRRTKNNPVLIGEPGVGKTAIAEGLAQRIQQGNIPDILEEKRVLTLDIGLLVAGTKYRGEFEERLKKIMEEIKSAGNVILVIDEVHTLIGAGAAEGAIDAANILKPALARGELQCIGATTLDEYRKHIERDAALERRFQPVMIGEPSIKDTIEILRGLRERYEQHHRLKITDEALDAAANLGDRYISDRFLPDKAIDLIDEAGSRVRLLNSKLPPEAKEVDKELRKIQKNKEEAIRDQNFTQAGELREKEVELRDKIRNLLQNLRQKNSSNAESDSGEKKDTIQEKADQITSQPDELKVSQPIVNEEDIAHIVASWTGVPVQKLTESESVKLLNMEDTLHQRLIGQDEAVKAVSKAIRRARVGLKNPNRPIASFIFSGPTGVGKTELTKALAAYFFGSEEAMIRLDMSEFMERHTVSKLIGSPPGYVGFNEGGQLTEAVRRRPYTVVLFDEIEKAHPDVFNLLLQLLEEGRLTDSKGRTVDFKNTLIIMTSNIGSKVIEKGGGGLGFEFSGENLEDTQYNRIKSLVNEELKQYFRPEFLNRLDEIIVFRQLSREEVKDIAEIMLKEVFQRIKEKGISLTVSDDFKERLVEEGYNPSYGARPLRRAVMRLLEDSLAEEVLSGRIKDGDKAEVDIDESKKVVVKHLGKDSSTPELASATV; translated from the coding sequence ATGTTTGAGAGGTTTACAGAAAAGGCAATAAAAGTGATCATGCTTGCTCAAGAAGAAGCAAGACGCCTTGGGCATAATTTTGTAGGAACTGAACAAATCCTCTTGGGTCTAATTGGAGAAGGAACTGGAGTTGCAGCTAAAGTTCTTAAATCTATGGGAGTTAATTTAAAAGACTCAAGAGTAGAAGTTGAAAAAATAATAGGAAGAGGATCAGGCTTCGTTGCAGTAGAAATTCCTTTCACACCAAGAGCCAAGAGAGTGCTTGAGCTTTCACTAGAAGAAGCTCGACAACTTGGTCATAATTACATTGGAACTGAACATCTTTTGCTTGGCCTTATTAGAGAAGGCGAAGGTGTTGCAGCAAGAGTTCTTGAAAACTTAGGCGTAGATCTTACAAAAGTAAGGACACAAGTTGTTCGCATGCTCGGTGAAACAGCTGAAGTAACCACTGGTTCTGGATCATCAAAAGGATCAGCAAAAACTGCAACTCTTGATGAATTTGGCACTAACCTTACTAAGCTAGCTAGTGAATCAAAGCTCGATCCTGTAGTTGGGAGGTACGAAGAAATCGATCGTGTAATTCAAATTTTGGGTAGAAGGACTAAAAACAATCCGGTTTTAATAGGAGAACCAGGGGTAGGAAAAACAGCTATTGCCGAGGGACTTGCTCAGAGAATTCAACAAGGAAATATTCCTGATATTCTCGAAGAAAAAAGAGTACTAACTCTTGATATCGGTCTACTTGTGGCAGGAACAAAATATAGAGGTGAGTTTGAAGAAAGATTGAAAAAGATAATGGAAGAAATAAAGTCTGCTGGAAACGTAATTTTAGTTATTGATGAAGTTCATACGCTAATTGGAGCAGGTGCTGCTGAGGGGGCTATTGATGCTGCAAATATTTTAAAGCCAGCTCTAGCAAGAGGTGAATTACAGTGTATTGGCGCTACAACTTTAGATGAATATCGCAAGCATATTGAAAGAGATGCTGCATTAGAAAGAAGATTTCAGCCCGTAATGATTGGAGAACCTTCAATTAAAGATACAATTGAAATTCTTAGAGGTCTAAGAGAGAGATATGAACAACATCACAGATTAAAAATTACTGATGAAGCATTAGATGCTGCTGCAAATCTTGGTGATAGATATATTTCAGATCGTTTTTTACCCGACAAAGCAATTGACCTAATAGATGAAGCAGGAAGCAGAGTTCGTTTACTTAATTCCAAGTTACCCCCGGAAGCAAAAGAGGTTGATAAAGAATTAAGGAAAATTCAGAAAAATAAAGAAGAAGCCATAAGAGATCAAAATTTCACACAGGCTGGGGAACTTAGAGAAAAAGAAGTTGAACTTAGAGATAAAATCAGAAACCTTTTACAAAACCTAAGACAAAAAAACTCATCAAATGCCGAATCAGATTCTGGTGAAAAGAAAGATACAATTCAAGAAAAAGCAGATCAAATAACTTCTCAACCAGATGAATTAAAAGTTTCTCAACCTATAGTCAACGAAGAAGATATTGCTCATATCGTAGCTTCATGGACAGGTGTTCCTGTACAGAAATTAACGGAGAGTGAATCAGTCAAACTTCTAAATATGGAAGATACATTGCATCAAAGATTGATCGGTCAAGACGAAGCTGTTAAGGCCGTTTCTAAAGCTATAAGGAGAGCAAGAGTTGGTCTTAAAAATCCAAACAGACCAATTGCTAGTTTTATTTTTTCTGGCCCAACAGGTGTAGGAAAAACTGAACTAACTAAAGCTTTAGCAGCCTATTTCTTTGGTAGCGAAGAAGCCATGATTAGACTAGATATGTCTGAATTTATGGAAAGGCATACTGTTAGCAAATTGATTGGTTCCCCTCCTGGATATGTTGGATTCAATGAAGGTGGTCAATTAACAGAAGCGGTTAGAAGAAGGCCTTATACAGTCGTTTTATTCGATGAAATAGAAAAAGCTCATCCAGATGTATTTAATCTTCTACTTCAACTCCTCGAAGAAGGTAGATTGACAGATTCAAAAGGTAGAACTGTTGATTTCAAAAATACTTTAATAATAATGACCTCCAATATTGGCTCTAAAGTTATAGAAAAAGGTGGTGGTGGGCTAGGATTTGAATTCTCTGGTGAAAACCTAGAAGATACTCAATACAACAGAATTAAATCTCTAGTAAATGAAGAATTAAAGCAATATTTCCGACCTGAGTTCCTCAATAGATTAGATGAAATAATTGTATTCAGACAACTCTCCAGAGAAGAAGTTAAGGACATAGCCGAAATCATGCTTAAAGAAGTATTCCAAAGAATTAAAGAAAAAGGGATTTCTCTAACTGTCTCAGACGATTTTAAAGAAAGATTAGTTGAAGAAGGTTATAACCCTTCTTATGGAGCTAGACCATTAAGAAGGGCAGTAATGAGATTGTTAGAAGATAGCCTTGCTGAAGAAGTTTTATCTGGAAGGATAAAAGATGGAGACAAAGCAGAAGTAGATATTGATGAAAGTAAAAAAGTAGTTGTAAAACATCTAGGAAAAGATAGTTCAACTCCAGAATTAGCAAGCGCTACTGTTTAA
- a CDS encoding iron-containing alcohol dehydrogenase family protein, producing MTLNIHCISPLKVVKGQDAWIKSIKLIDKLTKRPLILGRSSSTKHVRDSFQLDLISKGINAISYELDSDCCELDINNAYQFSINNNCDGIIAAGGGKVLDAGKLIADLLGINCITVPLSASTCAGWTALSNIYSPDGKFIKDVTLKSCPNLLIFDHNIVRAAPPKTLASGIADAVAKWYESSLTSSTSQDGFVQQAVQMARVLRDQLFLNGYKAFTDPLSNSWVTVAEGCALTAGIIGGLGGVRCRTAAAHSIHNGLTQLAYKNKPLHGELVGFGLLVQLYLEEKNSNSQLPKQAKSQLINFLSQLNLPISIESISLKSPTPDQLHKACKFACKDGSDIHHLPFPINENVLLEAIENYHSLPTSSNITFK from the coding sequence ATGACCCTAAATATTCATTGTATTTCACCATTAAAAGTAGTAAAGGGACAGGATGCTTGGATTAAATCGATAAAACTAATTGATAAATTAACTAAAAGGCCTTTAATTTTAGGTAGAAGCAGTTCAACAAAGCATGTAAGGGATTCATTTCAACTTGATCTTATATCAAAAGGTATTAATGCAATTTCTTATGAATTAGATAGCGATTGTTGTGAATTAGATATCAATAATGCATATCAATTTTCAATAAATAACAATTGTGATGGAATTATTGCCGCAGGTGGGGGGAAGGTCCTTGATGCAGGAAAGTTAATTGCTGATTTACTCGGCATCAATTGCATAACTGTTCCTCTAAGCGCTTCGACTTGCGCCGGATGGACTGCGTTATCTAATATCTATAGCCCTGATGGAAAGTTCATTAAAGATGTAACTTTAAAAAGCTGTCCCAATTTACTTATCTTCGATCACAACATTGTGCGCGCTGCTCCACCAAAAACTTTAGCTAGTGGCATTGCAGATGCTGTTGCTAAATGGTATGAATCATCCTTAACAAGTAGTACGAGTCAAGACGGCTTCGTTCAACAAGCAGTTCAAATGGCCAGGGTTTTAAGAGATCAGCTATTTTTAAATGGCTACAAGGCTTTCACGGATCCGCTAAGCAACTCCTGGGTAACAGTCGCTGAGGGATGTGCTTTGACAGCTGGAATAATTGGAGGACTTGGAGGCGTTAGATGCAGAACAGCGGCGGCACATTCAATACACAATGGATTAACTCAATTGGCTTATAAAAACAAACCACTTCATGGGGAACTTGTTGGATTTGGTTTGCTCGTACAATTATATTTAGAAGAGAAGAATTCAAATAGTCAATTACCAAAACAAGCTAAATCACAACTCATTAATTTCCTATCTCAACTAAATTTGCCTATTTCTATAGAATCTATTTCTTTAAAAAGTCCAACTCCAGATCAGCTACATAAAGCATGCAAATTTGCATGTAAAGATGGCTCAGACATACATCATTTACCTTTCCCAATTAATGAAAATGTTCTTCTTGAAGCCATTGAAAATTATCATTCATTACCTACAAGTTCCAACATAACTTTTAAATAA
- a CDS encoding alpha/beta fold hydrolase: protein MNKERSNHINPTNASKAYIKNIKDQIIDKQASRLFEDLNWIKLKGISCNESDLFPAVITGRGKKILLLHGFDSCFLEYRRLTPFLKKNNKLIIPDLYGFGFCPRSRGNKYGFKYLIKHLNSVLDLFSDNQPIGVIGASMGGALALELARQNPKRVDKLLLLSPAGLVGKNPKIPWPLNHFGAFFLSQTYVRRGLCRQAFAHPTKSVGPAEEQIASIHLKVPGWESSLADFAAQGGVSDCGLPKPTQPLKIILGKHDRIIPKNEKEKTNKIYNSSIQIATNSGHLPHLEEPQLVAETWKNFK from the coding sequence TTGAACAAAGAACGAAGTAATCATATTAATCCAACAAATGCTTCAAAAGCTTATATAAAAAATATAAAAGATCAAATTATTGATAAGCAAGCTAGTAGGCTTTTTGAAGATCTAAATTGGATAAAATTAAAGGGTATTTCATGTAATGAATCAGATTTATTTCCAGCAGTCATAACAGGTAGAGGAAAAAAAATACTTCTTTTACATGGTTTTGACAGTTGTTTTCTTGAATATAGACGTCTCACACCTTTTCTAAAAAAGAATAATAAATTAATTATTCCTGATCTATATGGATTTGGCTTTTGTCCAAGATCTAGGGGCAACAAATATGGATTTAAATATTTAATAAAACATTTAAATTCTGTTTTGGACCTTTTTTCAGACAATCAACCTATAGGAGTAATCGGTGCTTCTATGGGAGGGGCTTTGGCTTTGGAGTTAGCCAGACAAAACCCAAAAAGAGTCGATAAATTACTTCTTTTATCCCCAGCAGGTTTAGTAGGAAAAAACCCAAAAATACCCTGGCCCTTAAATCATTTTGGCGCTTTTTTCCTCAGCCAAACTTATGTCCGTAGGGGATTGTGTAGACAAGCATTTGCACATCCAACCAAAAGTGTTGGCCCTGCCGAAGAACAAATAGCTTCAATACATTTAAAAGTTCCCGGATGGGAATCTTCTCTTGCAGACTTTGCAGCACAGGGAGGTGTATCCGATTGTGGACTCCCAAAACCAACTCAACCTCTCAAAATTATTTTAGGGAAGCACGACAGAATTATTCCAAAGAATGAAAAGGAAAAAACGAACAAAATCTATAATTCCAGCATACAAATAGCAACGAATTCAGGACATTTACCCCACCTTGAAGAACCCCAATTAGTAGCTGAAACCTGGAAAAATTTTAAATAG